From a single Sediminibacterium sp. KACHI17 genomic region:
- a CDS encoding 5'-nucleotidase C-terminal domain-containing protein — translation MYRRNSIFFGLFIALSSCSTFYQPTSLQHTQYKIDGSIRNDSSVMVMLQPYTMNINATMNQVIGSSADTYTNKRPESEIGNFLVDCYKEMGEKKFGRKIDVAFMNAGGIRSYLAKGNITVGKIFEIMPFDNLLVLQELKGTVLQAYLDVMAADGGWPVSKGTTLQIKNKKATRVMINGKPLDPNVIYTVAHSDYVANGGSDCSMLKSIPQINRGYLMRDAILEYVNMQTTAGKTIQPIIENRVTNAD, via the coding sequence ATGTACAGGAGAAATTCTATTTTCTTTGGTCTCTTTATTGCACTATCCTCCTGCAGTACTTTTTATCAACCAACATCTTTACAGCATACCCAATACAAGATCGATGGATCGATTCGTAATGATTCATCTGTGATGGTGATGTTGCAACCGTACACGATGAATATCAACGCAACCATGAATCAGGTGATCGGTAGCAGTGCAGATACTTATACCAATAAACGCCCTGAATCTGAGATCGGCAATTTTTTAGTGGATTGCTATAAAGAGATGGGTGAAAAAAAATTCGGTCGCAAGATTGATGTTGCATTCATGAATGCAGGAGGTATTCGTAGTTATCTGGCCAAAGGGAATATTACCGTAGGAAAGATTTTTGAGATCATGCCTTTTGATAATCTCCTTGTCTTACAGGAATTGAAAGGAACTGTTTTGCAAGCGTACCTTGATGTGATGGCAGCAGATGGTGGCTGGCCGGTATCAAAAGGAACTACACTCCAGATAAAGAATAAAAAGGCAACCCGTGTCATGATCAATGGCAAACCTTTAGATCCGAATGTGATCTACACGGTTGCTCATTCCGACTATGTAGCCAATGGAGGAAGTGATTGTAGCATGTTAAAATCGATCCCACAGATCAACCGAGGATACCTGATGCGCGATGCGATATTAGAATATGTCAATATGCAAACAACCGCAGGAAAAACTATTCAGCCAATCATTGAAAACCGTGTGACGAATGCCGATTAA